From Juglans regia cultivar Chandler chromosome 9, Walnut 2.0, whole genome shotgun sequence:
AAAACCAAGCATATCTAAACACAGGGCCAAATCAGGAGCCAATCCCAAACTGACATTATGAGGAAAGCCATCCCTCAACATGCACATCTTCTTCACCATATATTTTTGTGCCAACAAAGTCACAACAGGGCCAATATGCCTACTTGGCCTTATTCTAATGCTTGAATATTGTTCCCCCAATTAGGCGTCCCCCTATATATTCCCCCAGTGTACTTGGGTTGCACCAACAACacttttgaacttttgaatACAGTGTTGTATTCAAAAGTGTTGTATCTTTGCCTTTAAAAAACATATTGTTCctccaaagaaaaaagaaagaagggagaAGACAAAAAAGATGAGGGTAACATATGGTTTAGATCTGCCCAAAGAAATCTCAGAATCagtaattttatgattttatcctTGCATCACATACACCTAACTGAGGACATTTTAAGTAAATGAGATCAACATTTAAATGAATGCAGTCACACAGCTATTTATTTTAACAGAGTATATGATTTGCTCAAACCAGCATGAGACTTAAGATTTCCAAACATCCCATCTTTACGCATTCATCACATGAAACTTCAAATAAGATAGAAAAACAGATCATATCTAAAgcatatctaaattttagccatTTAGATTGTTCTCCACCAACCAGATCATTTTCAGGAGAATATTTAGAATCAATACCAAGTTCTTCCATCTTCAGCCCTTACCACCAACTCAatataatctatattaaataCTCACGTAGATAGTATTGTCACCCAGATAAGCTCTACACAGTCCACCCAAAGAAGTCTTTGTTCCACTGGGATCACACCATAGGTAACTAGATGAGCAAAGGGCCAAAGTTTCCATCCTGCCTGCATAATACAACCAACACCAAGGTCAGATGGAAGAGGagttagataaaaaatatatatcgaCCTCAACTACAAGGATCAAGCTGAACTTGGCCCGAGTtaacaatgaaaatataattatcaaagcTAAATGAGCTACTAAGATAACTACAAAGAAACATTGGTGAAGAACATACACACACAATGCATACAAAATCGAGTTAGAATTTATAGAAAGATATTTCAAACAAAAGAATGCAAAAATTCAATGAAGATTAACTACTTTGACACAAAGTAAAGAGGGCACAGACAGAGAAGGAAGTCAGATTTTAAGTTGGGCTGTAAAAACTCTCAGAAGAATGCAAAGATATAGCATTAGTAGCAGAAGGTTCACTTACAGTTAGCATGGGCCAGAAAGTTGCCTTCAATTCGTTGAAAATACTAACTGGGGATTCAAGACGCAAAAATCCCAAGACAGTAAAATAAATGCTGTTCCAAACTGCTGCCCATGCAGTTTGGTCGAAGATAACTTTGGCAGGAACCACCCACCAGTCTTGGAAAGGAAAAAGCTCCTGGAAATAGGAGGAAGCTGTTTCAGTGAACCAAAAGAACTGAAATAGAAAATccaattaacaagaaaatataaacCATAATAATCACCTCACAGAACTGGTAATAATAATGAGAAAGGGAACCGTGTAAACTAAAGCCAACAAGGCCAGATCTGAACATTCGTGCTCGATCAAACTCAAAGAGAGGTTTCCCTTCATAGCACTGCAGAATTCATGAATTTTCTTAATGAAGAAATTATGTAAAAGGTAATTTCTTAAAGCAAAAACAAGATTAAGGACTAATTTGACAACAAGGACAAACCTGTGCAATCCAATCCCCTAGAGAGTACACCACTCCACTAATAACCATTTTTGCTAAAACTGGATTTTTCTTAAGAGCTTCCTCGTAAGCAGTCCAGTTGTGTTGAGGTGCATATCTTAGTATCTCAAAAATCGTCCACccctataaaataaaaataacaagtttAGAAGATAAAATAGATTAAACCTGTGTTTATTGCGCCATGCACGAATATATCAAAggttataattatttaaagcCCCTTTTAAATCAAAAGTGCATACCATAAAGGTTTTGATACGAGTAATTTAAGATTCCCACATAAGCAATCACAAACTTGCAGAGGTAATTCACTAGAGTAACtagttggaattttttttttagatattgttTAGCACTGCTCTAGCCAATCCCAGGCTACAGCATCTCCTGGGACTTAAGTGCACAGATCTCTCCGCTTCAACATAACAGCTCCACGTCTTTTGTAGCCTTTTTTCTTCTAACCATACAGCCTTTAACTTCCAATGAATCATATCTTGCCACAATCAAACCACCAAGTTCCCGGCAATGCAATTCATCCGTCTGCATTTGCTCATCCCAGATAAGTTTGTTCAATACAATTGTTGCATTCCAGCTGTCCATCTTGTAGTGCCATGAAAACTTAGATTAATTGCCATCTTGTGAAACTTTAAGCTTCGAGTCAACAAGTTGAGATCAATCACGAAACCCTTGAAAATCAGGTCCCCAATTCATTCATGCACCTTTAGTTGTATACATAGCATCATTTGACTCTTTCCAACCATATGAATTATCGAACTGGCATAACAGCACTATGGTTAGCACCAATTCATTGCGATCCAAAAGCCATGAATCCACTGCAAAGCACCTAAAGACAATCCAAACAATCATTTGCCGTTTGCCCCAAACAATCCTATCGAATTTGGAGCAGCATACCCATTGCCTCAGTAAACCCGGACACTCGCTTAAACCACCTTGACTATTTCCCTCAGCCCCGatcgaaaaagaagaaagaataaatagaatttggagtagaagaagaggTTGAATGGATCCGCACTAAGAACCGAACTAAGCACAGACTTGAGCATTGAACCTAACTTAAAACCTATTTCCAATAGCATCAAAGCATCAAAGCATTAACTTCAAACACACACCAAAATCTGAAAATCACCAACGAAAACCACAGCTACTCATCTAATCATCACAAACACATAATACGAACAGAAAATACtagaaaaaaaagatcaaattgATTTATAGGGCGACTCACATGCCAGTAATCCTGGTCAATGGTGAGCAACTTGGTGATGGCGAAAGAACCCGCAGCCAGAACTATCGTCGCGTTGATGGTCCTATCCAACAGTCTCTCTATTTCCTCGCTCTTCCCCACTCCATCACCAACGGAGCccgaagaagaagaggaaggaaagCTTTGAAATTCACCGGCCCCTTCGAACGAGAGCCTACCCTCATTCGCTCCGAACCCGCTCACCAACTCCTTTTCCAACCCACCTTCCATCTCCACCCGGCTCACCACCACGCCTTCTTGATGGTCCGTACCGTCCGTACTATGTACTGGGATCACATCCTGCTCTTCCCCCACGGACACGGAGCGTACCACCCACAACTTCGTtctctgttttttgtttctagAGACAAGTGGGGTCTGGGAAAACTTGGAGATGGTTCTGAAGTTAGGCTTCGGTTTGGAAGGGGGGAGAACGCTCTGGGGAGATATGGAGTGTAAGGAAGCCATGGCTATGGCTACGGCTACGGCAGCAGACTGAGTTGGGAGGAAACTGAGTTGAGTCCAACAGACTGTTTCTCCGAGTTGTAACAGTCAGAGTTGGGGTTATGTAGGTTGGATTTGGGAGGGAAACTTTGGTGCCTCGCGGTGTATGGTATTGTGCTGATTTgacttcaattttcaaatttatccaTCAAGTTGGTGATGTCTTTCATGCTTTATGATTGGCTGGCATGGTGGAAAGTAGACTTTTATGGTGGACTGTGATGCTGCTTATTTTACTTCCGAGAGATGAAATTATTGATGATGAACGTGGTCCACATGAGAAATGGTGGCTATAAAAATAGCCCCAACTTTGTAAATAAGAAaacaaccacaaaaaaaaaatatatatatatatatataaatacttcaATTTCGACTTTGCACGTTTTCTTCTTTGAATACGTTATATGCAAGTCTGTTAAAAAATACCCGAgattcattatatttataaaaataattaaaatattaatattgctttGTATAAATTGATCTGGCAGGCGTTGGTATTAAATGTGTTAATATACAggtatataaatattctataacatatgtttattttattttattgatatcaTGATCTTCATTTATCTTTTAAtacgtttttaaaaaaaaacatttattcatttttttttttttttggaaagtatTAATTCATCTCTTGAATGAAGAGGTTGGACTTCAGCAGTAGGCCCCAACAATCAATCTGTAAGAGTCCCCTCCACGCTACCATTTAAAGCACCTTTAAGTTATCCACAAGTTCTGAATTTGTGGGCCCCCTACCACGTACTCCATAGCTAATTGCCAACTCGGCATGAAAGTTACGCTTCTGTAATATCTCTTCCTAGTGGTTCAAGATAATTCCGTGGACTTAACATTATTTTGGCTTCATTTTCTGCGAGCCACTCCTGTATTGACAGGAGCACACGGATCACATTTAGCACCGAATCAGCAACAAAATTAGCAATACTATGATTTTAGGAATTAACCATTGTACATTCTTTTCATactttatttgttattatagcAAGCATAGCCTCATGTACCTATATATTTACCAATTctatcattataaaaataagtcttaaaaataaaaaagttcatgTTTTAGAAAATTTAATATGGTCTCAGCCTAATCACAATCCTCTCTCTACCTCCTCCATGGCCTCTTCTTTAAACCCTCACCACCCTTCTTCCTTCTCGCACCTCCTTCATTCATCCGATTCTCTTAGTTTTATTCTTAGTTATAGCCTTCTTATAGGGgataatttttccaaataacagaAAGCCATGACCCGTGCTCTTAATGCCAACAAATTAAGTTTTGTTGATGGCACTCTCCCACTCCACAATCCCAACTCTATCGACTACCCCCAATGGAACCAATTAAAGGACATGGTCCTTACATGGCTTCTAAACTCCATCAGtccctccaactccaactccctTGAATTTCACAGCGACCCTCGTGAAGTCTAGCTTGATCTTCAATCCCCTTTTTGTCACGGCAACAATAGCCATATCTACCATCTCAAACGTGAACTGTCATCCCTGCACCAAAACACTCATTATGTTCATGAGTATTACAaccaaattaaacaaatatggGATGAACTTAGCCATTTACAACAAACCAATGATCTCAAAGAATTGCAACAAGAAGCTGAGGATGAACATGTTTACCAATTTCTACTTGGCCTTAATGACTCATTCTTCCAACTCAGAACACAAATTCTTGCAATGGAATTCCTTCCTCTCATCAccaaaattttttctattcatttttcaGTAAGAGCAGCAGCGTCTCCTCTACCTTCGACCACCATCATCTGATTTGATAGCATTCGCCACCCATGGCCACTATCCCGTGAAGACCACCCTCCCACTGCTCAGAATGTGGCAAATACGGCCACCTGTGTGACCGCTGCTAGCGCATCATCGACTACCCATCAAGCCGAGACCCACGACCCAAGCTGCGACCTTTTCTTCTCGGCAAACCTCCCCTTTGGTTTGTCGTCTACCTTGAACAACGCCTGCATCTCCTCTATCTCGTCGTCGGTGCTTAGTTTGTCACTGAATCTCTACCAAAAGCTGCTCGACTTGCTCACTCTGACCACCTCCTCAGCCAACTTCGTGGGTAATCATGTGTCTCATCCTCCCCTCTTTTCGACAGCCATCGTGACTGGGTCATGACAAAGGTGTCAGCGACCACATGTGCCATGAGATAACCCTCTTCACCTCCCTTTCTATTTCTTCTCCTGAGAAGCACGTTAGATTACCCACAGACCACACTCTTCGCATAGAAGGTGTCAACACTTGTGTTTTGACCCAAAACCTAATTTTGCAAAATGTCTTTTATGTCCCTCACTTTACTTTTAATCTCCTCTTAGTCCCTCAGCTTACTATTAATCATTCTTGCACTGTTCTTTTTCctctactaatttttttttcaggacCCACACTTAACGAGGCTGATTGGAGCGGGTGAGCTTTACAATGAGCTTTATGTGTACCGGCCCAAACCCATTATGGCCCTCTCCACGCAAACTACTGCGAATAAAACCTTATGGCATCAAAGCCTAGGTCATCATTCCCGCTTAATCATTCCTAGTCTTTTTGATAATCCCTATGTTATTTTTGattgtgatgtttgtgctcATTCTAAGCACACAAGACTACATTTTCATTCTCATgctaataaaagtaattttgtttttaatcgcATTTTCTATGATATACAAGGTGGTTACCATACTTCTTCACTATGTGGtgctcattacttttttacaatAGTTAATGATTTTTCACGCACTACTTGGATTTATCTTATACGTTATAAATCTAATGCCTATACCCATTTTATGCATATCTTTGCACTTATCCAAAATCAGTTCAACaccatgattaaaataattagaactgataatggacaagaatttctttcccacaaatttcaaacttatttTCATGATCACGACATCATTCATGAACGTACTTGTTTTGAAACTccgcaacaaaatggtgttaCGGAATGGAAACACCGACACCTCCTGAATGACCTTGCAATCTCCATTTTCAAGCTCACTTACCTTTGACTTTTTGGGGTGAATGTATCATCACCACGGCCTATCTCATCAACCGTACACCAAGTCTTATTCTCTAAAATAAATCTTCTTTTGAATTTATCTTCAACTCTTCCCCTACCTATGATTACCTTTGCATGTTCAATTGCCTTTGTTATGCTCAAACTCTCCATGCTTCTCGAGATAAGTTTTTCCCTCGTGCCTCTAAATGTGTCTTTCTTGGCTATCCTAACACTCATAAAGCCTACAAACTTTATAATCTCGACACTCAAGCCATCTTCTATTCTCGTGATGTCACTTTCCATGAACAGCAATTTCTCTTTCAAGAAATTCCTGATTTTACACACACCTTCCTCCTTatcctccatctccatctccctGTCCCTAAGCCTATATTGTCATCCCCTTCTCCCACTTCTTCCATTAGCAACCACGATCCACCCCCTCCTCCTACTTCTTTTCGCCCTCGCCTCACAACTACCCGACCAACATATCTTCAAGATTATGTCTGCCCGACCCTACACACAAAGCCCACGACATCCTCACCCGCTGCACATCCCTCAAGTACTGCTCATCAtttatctgtttttctttcattttctcgttTCTCACATtctcatcttaattttttaactgCCCTCACTACTTTTATTGAACATTCCTGCTATTTCACTGCTATTCGCCATTCCCATTGGCATGAAGCTATGTCTGCTGAACTTTGTGCTCTTGAAGACAATTCAACTTAGACACTTGATCCACTACCTCCTGGTAAGAAACTCATTGGTTGCAAACGGGTATTTAAAACTAGGCTTAAAGCGGATGGCTTCGTCGAAAGATACAAAGTTCGGCTAGTAGCCAAAGGCTACACTCAAGTTATAGGCCTTGACTATCATGAGATTTTTGCTTCCATTGCCAAAATGACCATTGTTTGGTATTTGTTGGTTGTCGTTGCTACACAACAATGGATCATCTATCAACTtgatttcaacaatatttttttacatggtgaTCTTAATGAGGAAGTATATATGACACCTCCTCCCGGTTATTATCTCAAGAGAGAGACTCGTGTCTGTCATCTCCGCAAATCCCCTTATAGTCTCAAACAAGTATCCTGcaactggttttttaaactaaccatTGTGCTTCTTATTGCGGgttcttctcaatctcaagcAGATCATTCTTTATTCACCTTGGTCACTTCCACCAATATCATTATTGTTCTCGTctacgttgatgatattctaGTTGCTGGCAATGATCCCTCAAAAATTGAGGTTTTCAAAGGCGCTCTCTCTATACACTTTAAAACCAAATATCTcgatcctctcaaatattttcttggtctcaAAGTTGTTCATTCTCTGCAATGCATCTTTCTCAATCAACGAAAATatacttttgatattttatcTGACAGTGGACAACTTGGTGCCCGGATCGCCCATTTCCCatgaaacaaaacttgaagCTCACCAATCATAACAACACTCTTCTTCCCGATCCTTGTACCTATTGACGGCTTGTTGGACATCTCATCTATCTAACTATCACACGCCCTAATATTGTATTTGCAGTGAACATTCTTAGTCAGTTTATGCATGCTCCTCGTGTTCCTCACATGCAAGTTGCCACTCATGTTCTTGGTTGCATCAAATGCAGTCTGGGACAAtgcatttttttctcctcctccaATGGTTTGTTACTGCCTACACCAATTCGGATTGGACCAGTTGTCCCACCACTCGTCACTCCACCATATGATACTTCATTCAGCTAGGCATGAGTCTCATTTCCTTGCGCACAAAAAAATAGACAACGGTTGCACATTCTTCTGCTGAAGTTGAATGCCACGCCATGGCTGTCACCACTTGCAAACTCATCTGGTTGAAACAGCTCCTCACTGGCCTTGGTGTTCCTCATTCTGAGCTCATCAGCTTACATTGTGACAATCAATTTGCCATCCACATCGCTCATAATCTTGTGTTTCATGAACGCATCAAACATATTGAGATTGACTGTCACATTGTTCGTGATAAGATCCGGTCAGGCCTCCTTACAGTCGTTCATACCTCCTCCCATAAGCAAATTGCTGATATCTTTACCAAAGTATTAGAATGGGaactctttcattatttttcacgcAAATTGTGCATTACGGATCAGTAAAACAAGGTTGAACTCGAAGAAGCAGCAaagtataaagaaaaaagattgatCCATATTTAGTTACTAAAAAGGCCATAACACATCGAGTGTATCAATCAATAGAAGTACAAGGATCAGTAAAACAGTTTCCAGTTTTGGGAAGATATTACAAATTTCAATACAGACTTCTGAACTTAAACTATCGACAAAACTGCAAACAAAAACTAACGCTGAGAAATTTGACGGGCCAACCTGCAGCAATAAGATCAGACTGATGACATTTAAAATGTAGCTACTACAACGAACAAAGAATGAAAAGCATCACGCTTGGAAAGAGAACAGATCAACTCTCATTTGGCAATATGAGGCGATCTTGACCTTCTACCAGCTTTGCTGATCGAATAACATCTCCAGTTTTTATCTGTGGAAGAATGTCTCTCCCAACAGTTGTGTATCTGTTTATTGACACTGGATGTTAAAGAGAGAAATGATGAAACCATCAATAGGAAATAGCTTTTTCTCTCCCAAGGGAACTCAAAAAGTTATTACTGTCATGAAAAGTCAGAGTCTTAAAATCATACCCAAACACTGAAAATTGACCTTCATCAAATGACAACCCTCCCAAGCCAGCCTATTAAATGCATGTGCATCACAGCACAGGTGAAGATATAAGttcaaaaatagagaaaataataatttctcccCAACGGAGAGAATACATTGAACAAGAACTAAACTCAAACTTCCGCATTTCAATTTCAGTCTTACAAAATCCTGCAAAAAGCCTGAActtgaaaatcaatttaaacATATTATTGGGTTGTACTTACATTTCTTTTATCATAAAGATAGAAGAAAAACTGATATGGCGATGAGCAATCCTCAGAGACTTCACTATGTGCCATTGCAACCGCCCCATAAACAGAGAGCGGAAGAACTGGCAGTTCTCCATCCTTTTAAgcagagaaaaaaggaaagaaaatgagaagcaTTACTTGCAAGAAATCTCTTGTTGATACAAGAGATTGACATACCTGCACATTTAATGTTGTTCTGTACAAGGGCTCAAATTGCCCAGATGGCTTTATCTCTAAAGGAACACTGTAACCGTTATTCTTGTCGAGCCCATTATCCGAAAGAACAGCTTGGTCGGTACGGCTAAGTTTTGCCCCGTCATATGTCCCATCAATTACCTGAAGTATTGCCAATTGATCATCTGATCCTTTCAAATAACATTTAAAAGCACAATAAATTCCAAGAATTCAGATTCACCAGAAAAAGAAGGGGTGGGAAAGATTAAACTTTATGGCACAAACATAACCAAAAACTTGGATTTTGGTGTGGCCGAATCTCAATAAATTAGAACTTCACTTTGTTTGTCAATCTGTTATCATATCCACAATAGGCTCTATTTCTCATGAGCTTGTCAGATCTTCATACTTATAATCCTTGCATCCCTATTTTTTCCCTCCTTACTTCTTTTATGGGAAGAAAGAGTTTTCCACCAAATGTAACACTCACaaaccaaggaaaaaaaaaatctttcagcAAAGTATCATATCATCTGGCCAAATTAAAGCGATTCTGAGATGAAACAATAAGTTACATCTACTACAAAACAAGATActgtaaaagtaaaaatatgatGGTTAACACATTAACTACATGATTGAACCTtgaagtgaaaaatgaaaattagcCCTCCAAGTatacataaatttatatgtatgtatacatgtgtgtgtgtgtgtgtgtgtgtgtgtgtgtgcagcCCAAGAGTAAGGATCAACTACCTTACCAGCTTTGCGAAATTCCCTGCCGTTAATGGTGCTGAATATCCATCTACAACAACCTGAATGAAGAGGTAAAGTCAATGCCTTGGTCCAGCCACCATGTTGGCACATAAAATCTACATTTTTAATAGTACAAGAGGAAAGAAGTTGTTGACCATTTAAACATTTCACAGAGTGCAACCAAAAGCAAAAGCTCATCCCATGAGTACTCCAACTGGCTCAGTTGGGAAATAAATGGAACACTAGACTTTAATGCTGTTAAGATGAGGCTTCACAAGCAGGCACACACACTTGATGagcacacacatacacagttACTGTTGAATACCAACATCTTAAATTAATACACCATCAAAGACAATGCAAATCATCAAGCATCGGCTTCAGAACTAATTATAATCTATGCCCAGACATTATTTGACTTCTGAATCCTTAGCACAATGCACAAATGGTTCATATTATGGTGCCCTCTGTTTGTACACAGCTGAAGTGAATATCCCCCAAAGTTAGCAGGCAGCGTATAAGAACATTGTAACAGAAATTAACAAGGGAAGTGGAAACAATTTCAATCGGCCGCTCCTATGCCAGATGCCTAACGTCTACCATTTTGAAGACGGGTATGTCATTCACTTATTATGTAAGGAGAAAGAGTTACCAGATTCTCTGATTGTCATGTTACATCTTTCAAAGAGAACTCTGGCTTGAGGTTCTAATTGGTCGTTCCAGCACCAAGAAGTCAATAGTAAAGCTGTCGGTGACAGTGTTAAGCCCCTCAATGATGTGCAAATAATACAAGATCTCAAGATTCCAGAGATCAAACAAATTGTGCCAATAAATGcataatttgttaatatacATTCAATGTCATAAAACAATTATGTGCAAGATTGCCTGATACGATAATTTATCCTTCTAGAAATGTAAGTTTTAACATACCTGAATTGTGGCAGTCTTTCTTGGTTCACCACTAGCTTCTGGAGAAAATGTTGAACCATCTCCTTTCTCAATTGTAAATTCAACAATTCCTCTCC
This genomic window contains:
- the LOC108993109 gene encoding uncharacterized protein LOC108993109, coding for MASLHSISPQSVLPPSKPKPNFRTISKFSQTPLVSRNKKQRTKLWVVRSVSVGEEQDVIPVHSTDGTDHQEGVVVSRVEMEGGLEKELVSGFGANEGRLSFEGAGEFQSFPSSSSSGSVGDGVGKSEEIERLLDRTINATIVLAAGSFAITKLLTIDQDYWHGWTIFEILRYAPQHNWTAYEEALKKNPVLAKMVISGVVYSLGDWIAQCYEGKPLFEFDRARMFRSGLVGFSLHGSLSHYYYQFCEELFPFQDWWVVPAKVIFDQTAWAAVWNSIYFTVLGFLRLESPVSIFNELKATFWPMLTAGWKLWPFAHLVTYGVIPVEQRLLWVDCVELIWVTILSTYSNEKSEARILETPEEANSSSPSIDPPQE